The genomic DNA TCGGGATCAGCATGGCGGAAACGCGGCCGGGGCCGCTTTTTAACAACTTTTCCTGTTCACGCACCATCGTGGTCAGTCCACCGATACCCGAACCAAAATAGACGCCGAATCGCTCGGGGTCACAAGCAAGTCCACTGTCGTCCATCGCCTGTTGTGCAGCAGCGAGGGCGTACTGCGAAAAAAGATCCAGACGCTTGGCGGCCATTTTGTCCACATAGGGCGTCACATCAAAATCTTTGACCTCAGCAGCGACCTTGACCTTGTAATCCGCGGTGTCAAAGTGGGTAATGAGGCCAATTCCGCTTACACCGGCGGTAATATTCTGCCAAAAAGTCTCAACATTGTTGCCCACTGGGGTAATTGCGCCAAGTCCGGTGATAACAACTCGCTTCATAAAATTCCTCCTTTTACACACCTGCCGATGCGGCAGCGGTAAATTCTTTGTGCAGCATTTCAATAAGACGGTGCACTGTGGTGATGCCCTCTATTTTATAACCATTGGCACCTATAAAGGCAAAGCCCTGATCCAGTTTGCCCTTGCAAGCCGCGAGCAACGCCGCAGAAATGCAATAAGGGGCGTTGTCGACCGTGCAGGACGAAATGCAGTGCCATGGGCAGCTTTTGGGGCAAGTTTCTTTATCTAGCGCCCGCTGTAAAAAGTCGTTTTTAATGGCGCGTCCTGGAAGACCGACCGGGCTTTGGATAATGGTGATATCTTCTTTTTTACAGTTGACATATGCTTGTTTAAAAGTAGGTGAGGCGTCACATTCCTCTGTGGCGACAAAGCGGGTCGCCATTTGAACAGCCGCCGCCCCGCGTGAAAGGATATCGTAAATATCGGCGCCGGAGAAGATACCGCCGCCCGCAATGAGCGGAATGGCGCGCCCGGCTTTTTGCTCCAGCGCGTCTAGTGCGGTGCGCAGCTGAGGAATCAGCGCTTGCAGTTTGAAAGAAGGGTCGTCGATCTGCTCCTGCGTAAAGCCAAGGTGCCCGCCGGCTAGCGGCCCCTCAAGCACAAAACCGTCTGGCACGCGGGCATATTTTTGTTCCCACCAGCGCGATATCATCTTAACCGCCTTGGCGGAGGAGACGATGGGCACCAGTGCAATGTCCGAAGGGGAGAACTTCGGCAGATCAAGTGGTAGCCCTGCGCCGGAGAAAATAACGTCGATGCCGGCCTCAGCCGAAGTTTTGACCATTTGAGCAAAGTCGGTCATCACGTTCATAATGTTGATGCCCAGCAGTCCAGTATCCTCATTGGCCATTTTGGAACGCGCGTCGGCGATTTCTTCCGCAATACCGTCATGAACAGCGCGTTCACGATTGCGTTCCGCAGGCTTGCGTAACATGGCGATGCCCGCTGCCGACAACACACCTACGCCACCCTCATTTGCAACGGCGGAGGCTAGGCGGGCCATTGAGATGCCCACCCCCATGCCGCCCTGTACAATGGGGATGGGTGCGGTATATTTGCCCAGAGTAAGCTGGTGATTGTTAAAGTTGAACATAGTGTCATTTACCTCATTTTCAGCTGCCAAAGCGGTCTGGGCACAGGGTTACATGCACATGCCGCCGTCGATGCGAATAACTTCACCGGTGATATAGGCCGCACCCTCGCTGCAAAGATAAACAGCGAGCGAGGCGACCTCCTCCGGTGTTCCCATCCGGTTCATCGGCACATTTTCAAGTGAGGCTGCCAGCACCTTTTCAGACAGCGCGGCGGTCATATCGGTTTCGATAAACCCGGGGGCAATGGCGTTACAAGTGATACCCCGGCCGGCGAGTTCACGGGCGACCGATTTAGTCAGCCCGATCATGCCGGCTTTGGCGGCAGAATAATTGGCCTGGCCCGCGTTGCCGGAGAGTCCCGATACCGAGGCGATGTTGATGATGCGTCCGGTGCGGCGTTTCATCATAGGGGTGGCACACTGGCGGGTCATCAAAAATGCACCCTTGAGATTGGTCGCGATAACAGAATCAAAGTCCTCATCCTTCATGCGCATGATGAGCCCATCTCGCGTGATACCCGCACAATTGATGAGAATGTCAATCTGCCCCCACTCTTTGAGCAGGGCTGCGACAGTGGTCTTAGTGGCGTCGCTATCGGCGACGTCGCAGCGAATAGCGGTCATCGTATAACCGCTACGCTGCGCTTCTTCGACAGTGGCCTGTGCGGCGGCTTCATTACCAGCATAAAGAATGGCTACCTTGGCGTTTTGTGCAGCCAGTGCCAGCGCAATCGCGCGACCAATGCCACGCGATCCGCCGGTGACGATTGCGGTTTTATTATTAAGCATGGTTCATTCTCCTCTCAGAACCGCCAGGGCGGCGGCAAGAGATTCGGCGTCCTGAACGTTTACAATAGTGGCACCCGGTAGGGTTTTCTTGACAAAGCCCGACAGGGTTTTACCCGCGCCTACCTCCACGAAGGTGTCGTAGCCGTCGGCGGACATAGTTTCGAGCGTTTTCTGCCAGTAAACGGGACGGATCAACTGCTCTGACAACAGCTGCTTATCTGGGGTGACATATGGCGATGCGGTGGAGTTGGCATACACCGGTACCAAGGGCTGCGCAAAAGCATAATGCTCCAGCGCCTTTTGGAGGCCCTCATAAGCAGACTGCATGAAAGGGGAGTGGAACCCGCCGCTTACCGGCAGAGCTAACGCTCGACCGCCCGCTTGCTTCACGGCAGCGATCAGTTCATCTGAACGGTCACGCAGCGTTGCCGCTACGATCTGACCGGGGCAGTTAAAGTTGATGGGATAGCTGTCGCCCACCTGGGCGCAGATTTCTGAGACCTTTTCGGGGGCGAGCTTTAAGATGGCGACCATGCCGCTTTGGCTAGCCTCAGCGGCATCGTGCATGAGCGCGGCGCGCTCACACACCAGTTTAAAGCCGTTTTCGTCTGAAAAACCGCCTGCAAAGGTCAGCGCTGCGACCTCTCCGAGCGAGAAACCTGCCACGCCGTCGGGCGTGATGCCTGCTTCACGGACAGCCTCGGCGGCGGCGAGATCGACGCAAAACAGACAGGGTTGGGTATTTAAAGTAACGGATAATTCCTCGGGGCTGCCCTCAAAGCACTGCTTTGAAGTCTTCGGACGGATTGCGTCTGCCAAATCAAAAATGTGGCGAGCGGCGGGGCTGGTCTCATAGAGAGATTTGCCCATGCCGGAATATTGCGCGCCCTGACCAGCGAATAAGAATGCTATTTTACCCATTTACCCGCACCTCCCAAAAGTGTGGCGGCCTCATCCATCATTTCGGTGATGATGTCAGAGCAGCTCTGCTCTTTTTTCATCATACCGGCAATCTGTCCAGCCATAAAAGTGCCACCCTCGAGATCGCCCTCTTGAACAGCGCGGCGCAATGCACCGACACCTTTAGCTTCGAGCGCATCGGTAGAGACATTTGTGTCGGCTTCCATCTTCATCAGCTCACGGGAGAAGGGGGTCTTCAAGCAACGCACTGGGTGACCCAGCCGCTTACCAGTGGCGATGGTGTCGATGTCTTTGGCTTTGATTATGCGCTCTTTATAGACGGCGTGCACATTGCACTCATGGGCGGTTAAAAAGCGGGTGCCGATCTGAACACCAATGGCGCCCAGCATCATAGCGGCGGCGATGCCGCGTCCGTCCCCGATTCCACCTGCGGCGATAACCGGAATTTTGACGGCGTCGCAAACCTGCGGCACAATAGCCATCGTGGTCAGCTCACCGATATGCCCGCCCGACTCACAACCCTCTGCAATGACGGCAGTGGCGCCGCTGCGCTCGGCCAGCTTAGCAAAGGCAACCGAGGCGACAACGGGCAGTACAGCAATGCCAGCTTCGCGCCACATCGGCATATATTTGGCGGGGGTACCGGCCCCTGTGGTCACAACCTTGACATTCTCTTCTACAACCACCTGTGCCACCTGATCGGCAAACGGGCTCATGAGCATGATGTTGACGCCAAACGGTTTGTTGGTGAGTGTTTTTGCTTTTCTGATTTGAGTTCTAAGCCACTCGGCGTCGGCGTTCATGGCCGAAATCAGCCCCAACCCACCTGCGTTTGAAACGGCGGCGGCCAGTTCGGCGTCGGCAATCCATGCCATGCCGCCCTGAATGATGGGGGCTTCAATGCCAAGCAGCTCACAAAGCGGCGTTTTCATCATAGTCTTACGCCTGCAGGGACTCGATGTAAGCAATCAGGCTCTTGACATCGACAAGGCTTTCGTTCATTTCGAGCTCAAGGTCAAAAACCTCTTCGAGATTCATGACGATCTCAACAATGTCAAGAGAATCGAAGCCGAGTTCTTCAAAGGTGGTGTCTATTTTAATTTCAGATGGATCGATTTCTTTATACTCTGCAAGGACCTTGGCTACTTTTTCAAAATTCTCATTCATACTAAATATTCTCCTTTTAATAAAAATACATTTTAGTTTATGTTGAACGCGCTGTCATAAAGCGCGATGAACAGCTTGAGCTATTCACAATCCCAGCGAAGCACGGCCGAAGCACTTGTCAGCCCTGCGCCGAAAGCACACATAGCTAACAGATCACCTTTTTTGAGCTTTCCGGCTTCGTTGAGCTCGTCGAGCAGTAGTGGAATACAAGCGGCTGAAGTATTGCCATAGCGTTCGATATTAATGCAAAAACGCTCGGGCGCAATTGAAAGCTTAGACTTTGCAAAGTCGATGATACGCAAATTTGCCTGATGCGGTAGTACCCACGTGATATCGGATTCCTGTAGCCCTGCATCGGTAATGGTATTGCGCAGACCGTTGCACATGGCGTTAACTGCGAATTTAAACACGCCCTGTCCGTTCATCGAGACATAAGGTTCGGAATCGTCCGGAATGCGGTCGGGCAGGTTGCCCTTGACATTCGGCACATTGAGCACGTCGATATCGCCCTTTGCTGTCAGCGACAGTGAACGCAGACCGTCGCCCTCGCCAAGCACCACTGCACCCGCACCGTCACCAAACAAGACACAGGTGGAGCGATCGCGCCAGTCAAGTATGCGGCTCATGGCCTCGGCCGCGATGACCAGCACATGCCGTACTTTCTTTCGGGCAAAGTAGCCGGCGGCAACATCTAGCGCATACAAAAAGCCTGAACAGGCTGCATTGACGCCGAAAGCGGGGCAGTCGGCCCCGATGCGGCTTTGTACATTGCAGGCTAGAGAAGGGGTGATGTAATCGTCACTGATGGTCGCGCAAAGAATCAGGTCGATGTCTCCAGCAGTTAAGTTTGCGCGTTCCAGTGCCTTTTCAGCGGCGGCCACTGCGATATCGGTGAGTGATTCCTCCATGCAGATGTGACGCTGCTTAATACCGGTACGGGTGAAAATCCACTCGTCGGTGGTGTCCACAAACTTGCATAGCTCGTCATTGGTTAAGATGCGTTTGGGCACGGCCCGGCCCGTTGAAAGAATTGAAAAGCTCATAAAGCTACTCCTTAGTTGAAAGATCGCTCTGACGACCAATTTCCGTTATCTCGTCAATAAACTGTTTTTCAAAAAACGCGTTCAGTTGGATCATACCTTTGAGCAAATGCGCCTTTTCTTCATCGCCCAAATCCTTTGCCACTGCGCGCACCATATTCTCGTGAAAGCGCATAAAAACAGCGTAAGTTTTATGGCCTAGCCGGGTGAGGTGGATGTAAACCACCCGCCCGTCCTCGGTGGAGCGGCGACGTTCAACGCAACCTTTTTGAACCAGCCGGTTGACAGCGGCGGTGACCGACGGCTGCGTAATGCGTAGATCAGAGGCGATTTCTTTGACGGTGCGGCCCTTGCCCTTGGTTTTACCAATTGTTTCAAGCAGATGCATTTCACTGGAAGAAACGTTAGGTGTACCGGCGCGCTTGATGAATTCGTCTTCAATTTTCAATATGGAACGATAGGCTGTGACCAGCGTTTCGTTAAGTTTGTTCATGAATTCATCGGTCAAATTACTGTCCTCCTAATTTAATTAGATTGTCTATCTAATTATAGTAACACTTGTTACGTCTGTCAATAACAGCTAATGAATTTATAAAATATTCATAATTACTAATTATAAAATTCATGAAGTCAATTTTGGGTTGTCATGACAACATAAAAGGTGTATAATCGACTAAAAATGTGTAATAGAAAAAGGTAAGGCGCGAAAAAAATGGATTTACGGCGAGAAAGAAAGCGAGGTAACCGAGTAATCGGCGTCCTTTTGATTTTGATATTTCTTTGCATGGGTGCCATCGCGGTGATTTTTCTTTCACGCTTTGCGCCGGTTGAAGCTTTCAAAAGTGATATGATAACGGCCGATTTTTCAGCTGTGACCGATATAGATGCCCGGGCAGTTAAGGTTTCCCATGGATTATTCTCAAAAACAGAAGAGAAAAACCCTCCTGATCAGTTCTCGTATGAAATAAAAGAGAAACTGGTCTTTTCTGCTGCGTCCGAGGAAGCGGCGCTGCTGTTAAAAAATCCGCCGCAAAACCAATATTTAATGGTGCTTGAGCTTGTACTCGAAGATTCGGGTGAGGTGGTTTTGCGCACAGGGTCTATTCTGCCCGGGCAGATGATAAAAAGGGCAGCTCTGGATGAAAAGCTTTCTGCCGGAGATTATAAAGCTATAGCTAATCTTTGCGCCGTGGATGCGCAAAACGGGACGCTGGCCGGTGTGCTTGAGCAGCCTGTAACCATTGTCGTCAAATCCTGATGTGCGCTGTTTTGAATGTGGCGTAGTTAGGAGTCTCACATAAAATATCATTGAAATGAGGACGCACCTGCGATGATAGACATTAAAAACGAACGAAACCTGACGATGTTGACCGATTTTTATGAGCTGACGATGGCTAATGGCTATCTGCTCAAAAACATGCAGGACACCGAGGTCGTATTCGACATGTTTTTTCGCAAGATTCCGGACGGCGGCGGCTATGCGATAGCGGCCGGCCTCGAACAGTTAATGCAGTATATCGATAACCTTCAGTTTTCCAAGGAGGATATTGCATTTTTGCGCAGCAAGAACACCTTTTCGGAGGCGTTTTTAAGCTACCTGGAGAACTTTAAGTTTGAATGTGACTTGTGGGCCATCAAGGAAGGGACACCGATTTTTCCCGGTGAACCGCTTGTGGTGGTAAAAGGCCCGGCCATTCAGGCTCAGTTGGTTGAAACGATGGTACTGCTCACCATCAATTTCCAGTCGTTGATCGCTACCAAATCGACGCGCATGAACCGCGTGGCGCAGGGCAGGGCTATCATGGAGTTTGGCTCTCGCCGGGCGCAGAGCTATGACGCGGCCATGCTGGGCGCACGTGCGGCTTATATCGGCGGGTGTAGCTCCACCGCCTGCGTCATCGCCGACCAATATTACAACATCCCCGCCGTCGGCACGATGGCGCATAGCTGGGTGCAGCTATTCCCGGATGAATACTCCGCTTTTAAGGCCTATGCTGAAATTTACCCTGACAATTGCACGTTGTTGATCGATACCTACGACGTGATGCATTCCGGCATGCCCAACGCCATTCGCGTCTTTAATGAGGTGCTGCTGCCACTGGGACATCGCCCGAAGGGGGTCAGAATCGACTCGGGCGATATTGCGTATCTCTCTAAAAAGGTGCGCATCATGCTGGATAAGGCGGGTTTTGAGGATTGTAAAATAGTCGCCTCCAACTCTCTGGATGAATATATCATCCGCGACTTGATTATGCAGGATGCCAAGGTTGATCTTTTTGGCGTTGGCGAAAATCTGATTACCGGCCGCTCTGAACCGGTGTTCGGTGGCGTGTATAAACTGGTTGCCGTACAAGAAGGCGAAAAGCTTGCGCCTCGCATCAAAATCAGCGAAAGTCCCGAAAAAGTGACTACACCGGGTTTTAAAAAGCTTTATCGTCTCTATGACCGCAAAACTGGCAAGGCTTCAGCCGACTATATTACCCTTTTTGAAGAAGAGATAGACGATACGAAGCCGCTTACCATTTTTGACCCCAACGCTATCTGGAAAAAGAAGACGCTTCAGGATTTTGAAGCAGTCAACTTGTTGGAGCCGATTTATGAAAAGGGCAAGCGATTGTACCAGTCTCCCACACTCAAGGAAATACAGGATTTCTGCAAAGTTGAGCTGGGACGTATGTGGGACGAGATCAAACGTTTTGAATTTCCGCATCGCTATTATGTCGACCTTTCAGAAAGTTTGTGGACCTTAAAGACTATTATGTTAAACGATTACGAGCGTAAAATTCGGGAACTGACCCAAAGATGATAATAGAACCCCCCCCGGCAAAGCCGGGGGGGTTCTTAGCTTGTTTAAAAAAGCGGAGAAATTAGATCGAGACACAGTGGAGAGATTAAAACACAAAGCCTTTATAAAAATCTATGAACTGAGAAGGGATCAGGGATTCTTTCGCATAAATCGAAGCATTTTTGCGTGCGATTTTGAATACTAGATATGTCCTCTTGTAGATAGCCATGCTTTCACGACCCCTTCCGCCTGTTTGCCGGTAGGCTGTGCCAGCACTTGTGTTGCAAGTTGGCGGCATTCCTCTGATTTTAGGCCACAGATAAGGTTTTTAATTTTTGGTATTGCAGTGGCGCTCATGCTGAAGTGATCCAGCCCCAAGCCCAACAGAAGCGGAACAGAAAGAACGTCTCCCGCCATTTCTCCACACATGCCAACTGGAATACCTTCGGCGTGCGCATCATAAATCACTTGTGCGATGAGACGTAAGACCCCGGGGTGAAAAGGATTATACAGCCTCGCAACCTTTTGGTTCATACGATCGGCGGCCAGCGAGTATTGCAGCAAATCATTGGTGCCAATGGAGAAGAAGTTTACCAGCTTGGCAGCATCCCGCGCTTGTAGGGCGATGGAGGGTATTTCTATCATGATGCCCAATGGAATATCTTCGCGGAAGGGTTTACCTTCCTGGCGCAGCTCCTCCTTGCACTCTTCCAGTAGCCTTTTTGACGCTTCAATTTCTTCAATACAGCTGACCATGGGCAGCATAATAGCAAGATTACCATGAGCAGAGGCGCGAAGCAACGCACGCAACTGCGGCTTGAAGACATCGCTGCGGTCAAGGCAGATACGCAATGCCCGATAGCCTAAAAAAGGATTGAGTTCAGGTTCCATTTCAAAGTAGGGCAGCTTTTTGTCGCCGCCAATATCCATGGTGCGAACAATTACTTGCTTATCACCCATTTTTTCCACTGCCTGGCGGTAACCCTGATACTGTAACTCCTCAGTTGGAAAATCGTTACTGTCCATGTAAAAAAATTCACTACGGAACAAACCTATGCCATCGCCGCCGTTTTCCAAAACCATGTCAGTGTCTGCGGGGTAGCCAATGTTCCCCTCTACCATTACCCGTGAACCGTCTAAGGTAATAGCGGGTTTTTTTGCGGCATTTTTTAATAACTGTTTTTGCGCGGTATCCTCGGTTTGGCTTTTTTGTGCTATGGCAAGTGTTTCCTCATCTGGCTCCAGAACAATTTTGCCTTCCGCGCCATCCACGATCATAACCATTCCATTTCTGACTGCTTCGCATAGCCCTGTTACGCCCACCACTGCAGGAATTCCCAGACTGCGTGACAGAATAACTGCGTGAGAGGTACGGCTGCCCATTTCACACACCATGGCTAGAACATTTTTTTTATCCATGGAAGCAGTTTCGGAGGGGGTGATATCCTTGCCCACTAAAATACAGGGCTCATTCAAACGCGCCAGACTGACTCTTTTTTCTCCTGTCAGCTCCCGTACCACCAGCTCACTCACATCCAGAATATCCGCAGAACGGGCACTAAGATAATCATCCCCAATTTGGGCAAACTCGTTGGCAATGTCCTGCGCCGTCTGCCACATTGCGGTGGGTGCTGGTAGCAGTTGCTCTTTGATCAGTGCGGCGGCGTTGTCTACCACTTCGGGATCATCGAGCACTGATAAATGTGCTTCAAAAATCTCCGCCTCTTCTGCGCCAATTTCTTTGGTGATCCGATCGGTATTTTCCTTCAGTATAGTTCTTACATCTTCCACGGCTGCCATGAACCTTTGCAGCTCCTTTGGAACTTCATTGCTATTAATTTTTTCGGAGGGCAGGGTGAAGGGGTCGTTAAGATATACTAAGGCTTTTCCTACGGCAATTCCTTCACTGCCTGGGATACCCTGATAGTTCTTCATGGTTGTTGCTCCTTTCGTCAAGCAAAGGGTTGCTTCAATAAAAATCCTTTTTGTCTATTACTCGTTGCCCAAAAAGGGCATAAAAATTTCTGCTACATAACACAGCTCATCGATGGGAATCAGTATTCCAAACACATCACCAACATAGGACATTCTTTGTTGGATAATATACATGAGTGGGCTATTTTCGTTTAGAAATACCCTTGATCGGGGGTATTTTAGTGTTTCGCTGCGGATCACGCGTTCTAACATATGAGAGCAGTGGAAGATAAATTTCAGCGCAATCTCATCGGAATACCCCAACTTTAGGTCATCCAAAATAAAGTCCAGTGCCTCTAAAAGCACATCTGCCGCCTTTCGAGGGTTAAGAAAGGTGAGGGAGGTGGCCAGAATTTCGTTGATGATCCGGTTAAGGAACGAGGAGGTGGGCATCTCTGCCTTCATCTCTTGCTGTGGCAACGGACTGTGCCAGCTTTCGCTCAACAATGTGGCCAACGAAAAGCCGCCCTGTCGTATTTTGTCCGCCAGCAACAGCATTTGGGAAAGATTTGCACCGGACACCGTCTGCGCCTTGATGCCTGTGACGGCAGTGATATGCCGGTGCAGGTCGGTAAGTGGCTCCATATCGGTCATCAGCAATAAGCCCGACCCCTGATCGCATTCTTTGGCTATGGTGGCAAGGCGGTTGAGTAGGTGTTCCATGGTGCTTTGGCCACCAAAGCTGATGCCTCTTGCCAAAGCGCAGCCTGTTACCGCATTCAGGTATTCCGCTAGACCTTCGGCAATGCCCTCGCCATGATGTACTACTAGGACACCGATGCGGCTGGAGGAGCTCCATTTTAGGGCTAAATACAGATAGGTAGCAACGAAGTTTAGTTCGCGGTCGGGCAGCCGCACACCCAAGTTTTCTTCCATTTCCTCTCTCAGGCGGCAAGCGACGGCGTATTCTTTGGGGTTGAGCTGGCGGATGTCTTGGTTTGACTCCACCATACCCAGCTGAGGTTTTTCACCGCGCTCCACGGCATGTTGCAGGTGTAAAATTAAACCGTAAAGCAGGGAGGGGTTTTGAATAACAGCTTGATAATCGGGTTCCTTTGCCAGCGTGTTATGAACAGTTTCGTAAAGTTGTGTGGGAACGGTGGTTCGGAGCTTTTCCAGCTGCCGTACGTTTCCCCCTTGCAAACGGCTGACGCACCGACTGATATAATGGTCGATATCCGCGGGAACAGGCTCTTCTTCTGCTTCGTATTCCATCTTTTCTAGGGTGTCCTCCTCCAGCAAAGGGATGGTTGGAGTTTCACCGGGGACAAACAGCAGAGAGGTTTGGGTAAAACGCTCAAACAGCGCAGTTGCTTCGGCCGACCGTCGAGAAGCTCCCGTTACCAGCTTGGTGATGGAATCCGGTAGGTGGCGATATCCAATCTCCATGATTTTTGAGTCCGGCCTTGTTGTGGAATACTCCAGATAAGCCTTTGAGCATATGATCTTCACTCTGCTTTTCATCTCGCCGATTTGTCCGCTGTAGGGAATTTGGACAAGACACGCTAGAATGTCTTTATGGATTCGAAAGGTGGTTCCGGTTGATGATGCTTCTTTGCTAAAAAACAGCACCAAATGCTGTAAAATCTCCAGAACACTGCGTTCACTTAGATCAGGAAGGTGGATGATGACTGGCATGTTACGCACAAACCTTTGCAATTCTGGCGCAGAAATATCCTGTGTGGTAGCTGCGACAATCATCAAGTTCCCGTACCGCGTGACGGAAGCCTC from Oscillospiraceae bacterium MB24-C1 includes the following:
- a CDS encoding nitronate monooxygenase family protein, translated to MFNFNNHQLTLGKYTAPIPIVQGGMGVGISMARLASAVANEGGVGVLSAAGIAMLRKPAERNRERAVHDGIAEEIADARSKMANEDTGLLGINIMNVMTDFAQMVKTSAEAGIDVIFSGAGLPLDLPKFSPSDIALVPIVSSAKAVKMISRWWEQKYARVPDGFVLEGPLAGGHLGFTQEQIDDPSFKLQALIPQLRTALDALEQKAGRAIPLIAGGGIFSGADIYDILSRGAAAVQMATRFVATEECDASPTFKQAYVNCKKEDITIIQSPVGLPGRAIKNDFLQRALDKETCPKSCPWHCISSCTVDNAPYCISAALLAACKGKLDQGFAFIGANGYKIEGITTVHRLIEMLHKEFTAAASAGV
- the fabG gene encoding 3-oxoacyl-[acyl-carrier-protein] reductase translates to MLNNKTAIVTGGSRGIGRAIALALAAQNAKVAILYAGNEAAAQATVEEAQRSGYTMTAIRCDVADSDATKTTVAALLKEWGQIDILINCAGITRDGLIMRMKDEDFDSVIATNLKGAFLMTRQCATPMMKRRTGRIINIASVSGLSGNAGQANYSAAKAGMIGLTKSVARELAGRGITCNAIAPGFIETDMTAALSEKVLAASLENVPMNRMGTPEEVASLAVYLCSEGAAYITGEVIRIDGGMCM
- a CDS encoding ACP S-malonyltransferase, encoding MGKIAFLFAGQGAQYSGMGKSLYETSPAARHIFDLADAIRPKTSKQCFEGSPEELSVTLNTQPCLFCVDLAAAEAVREAGITPDGVAGFSLGEVAALTFAGGFSDENGFKLVCERAALMHDAAEASQSGMVAILKLAPEKVSEICAQVGDSYPINFNCPGQIVAATLRDRSDELIAAVKQAGGRALALPVSGGFHSPFMQSAYEGLQKALEHYAFAQPLVPVYANSTASPYVTPDKQLLSEQLIRPVYWQKTLETMSADGYDTFVEVGAGKTLSGFVKKTLPGATIVNVQDAESLAAALAVLRGE
- the fabK gene encoding enoyl-[acyl-carrier-protein] reductase FabK; the encoded protein is MKTPLCELLGIEAPIIQGGMAWIADAELAAAVSNAGGLGLISAMNADAEWLRTQIRKAKTLTNKPFGVNIMLMSPFADQVAQVVVEENVKVVTTGAGTPAKYMPMWREAGIAVLPVVASVAFAKLAERSGATAVIAEGCESGGHIGELTTMAIVPQVCDAVKIPVIAAGGIGDGRGIAAAMMLGAIGVQIGTRFLTAHECNVHAVYKERIIKAKDIDTIATGKRLGHPVRCLKTPFSRELMKMEADTNVSTDALEAKGVGALRRAVQEGDLEGGTFMAGQIAGMMKKEQSCSDIITEMMDEAATLLGGAGKWVK
- a CDS encoding acyl carrier protein, which produces MNENFEKVAKVLAEYKEIDPSEIKIDTTFEELGFDSLDIVEIVMNLEEVFDLELEMNESLVDVKSLIAYIESLQA
- a CDS encoding beta-ketoacyl-ACP synthase III; translated protein: MSFSILSTGRAVPKRILTNDELCKFVDTTDEWIFTRTGIKQRHICMEESLTDIAVAAAEKALERANLTAGDIDLILCATISDDYITPSLACNVQSRIGADCPAFGVNAACSGFLYALDVAAGYFARKKVRHVLVIAAEAMSRILDWRDRSTCVLFGDGAGAVVLGEGDGLRSLSLTAKGDIDVLNVPNVKGNLPDRIPDDSEPYVSMNGQGVFKFAVNAMCNGLRNTITDAGLQESDITWVLPHQANLRIIDFAKSKLSIAPERFCINIERYGNTSAACIPLLLDELNEAGKLKKGDLLAMCAFGAGLTSASAVLRWDCE
- a CDS encoding MarR family transcriptional regulator, with the translated sequence MTDEFMNKLNETLVTAYRSILKIEDEFIKRAGTPNVSSSEMHLLETIGKTKGKGRTVKEIASDLRITQPSVTAAVNRLVQKGCVERRRSTEDGRVVYIHLTRLGHKTYAVFMRFHENMVRAVAKDLGDEEKAHLLKGMIQLNAFFEKQFIDEITEIGRQSDLSTKE
- a CDS encoding nicotinate phosphoribosyltransferase; this encodes MIDIKNERNLTMLTDFYELTMANGYLLKNMQDTEVVFDMFFRKIPDGGGYAIAAGLEQLMQYIDNLQFSKEDIAFLRSKNTFSEAFLSYLENFKFECDLWAIKEGTPIFPGEPLVVVKGPAIQAQLVETMVLLTINFQSLIATKSTRMNRVAQGRAIMEFGSRRAQSYDAAMLGARAAYIGGCSSTACVIADQYYNIPAVGTMAHSWVQLFPDEYSAFKAYAEIYPDNCTLLIDTYDVMHSGMPNAIRVFNEVLLPLGHRPKGVRIDSGDIAYLSKKVRIMLDKAGFEDCKIVASNSLDEYIIRDLIMQDAKVDLFGVGENLITGRSEPVFGGVYKLVAVQEGEKLAPRIKISESPEKVTTPGFKKLYRLYDRKTGKASADYITLFEEEIDDTKPLTIFDPNAIWKKKTLQDFEAVNLLEPIYEKGKRLYQSPTLKEIQDFCKVELGRMWDEIKRFEFPHRYYVDLSESLWTLKTIMLNDYERKIRELTQR
- the ptsP gene encoding phosphoenolpyruvate--protein phosphotransferase, whose protein sequence is MKNYQGIPGSEGIAVGKALVYLNDPFTLPSEKINSNEVPKELQRFMAAVEDVRTILKENTDRITKEIGAEEAEIFEAHLSVLDDPEVVDNAAALIKEQLLPAPTAMWQTAQDIANEFAQIGDDYLSARSADILDVSELVVRELTGEKRVSLARLNEPCILVGKDITPSETASMDKKNVLAMVCEMGSRTSHAVILSRSLGIPAVVGVTGLCEAVRNGMVMIVDGAEGKIVLEPDEETLAIAQKSQTEDTAQKQLLKNAAKKPAITLDGSRVMVEGNIGYPADTDMVLENGGDGIGLFRSEFFYMDSNDFPTEELQYQGYRQAVEKMGDKQVIVRTMDIGGDKKLPYFEMEPELNPFLGYRALRICLDRSDVFKPQLRALLRASAHGNLAIMLPMVSCIEEIEASKRLLEECKEELRQEGKPFREDIPLGIMIEIPSIALQARDAAKLVNFFSIGTNDLLQYSLAADRMNQKVARLYNPFHPGVLRLIAQVIYDAHAEGIPVGMCGEMAGDVLSVPLLLGLGLDHFSMSATAIPKIKNLICGLKSEECRQLATQVLAQPTGKQAEGVVKAWLSTRGHI